In Shouchella patagoniensis, the following are encoded in one genomic region:
- a CDS encoding NfeD family protein: MELTTLYFTILLVSGGLTVVYVLLSDVLDGIFDIFDGWLSPTLILSTLSFFGASAYLLERFSPFTSAISASIAVVIALVLAIIFNLFILTPLQHAEESNAYDDEDLEGRTGEIILSIPTDGYGEVVLRGDSGTIAKTAACVDGTEIQAGTEVVIVKIENGIAYVAMLDFDLDTSF, from the coding sequence ATGGAATTAACAACACTATACTTTACCATCCTGCTCGTTAGTGGCGGTTTAACGGTTGTATATGTTTTACTTTCAGACGTGCTTGATGGCATTTTCGACATCTTTGATGGCTGGTTGTCACCAACACTTATCCTCTCAACACTTAGTTTTTTTGGGGCTTCAGCGTATTTGCTTGAACGGTTCTCTCCATTTACCAGCGCTATTTCCGCGTCCATAGCTGTTGTTATTGCACTTGTACTTGCAATTATTTTTAATTTATTTATTTTAACACCATTACAGCATGCAGAAGAATCAAATGCCTATGACGATGAAGATTTAGAAGGACGGACGGGCGAAATCATCTTGTCCATTCCAACTGATGGTTATGGTGAAGTTGTATTACGTGGTGATAGTGGCACAATCGCAAAAACAGCAGCATGTGTAGATGGTACTGAAATCCAGGCGGGTACAGAAGTTGTTATTGTCAAAATCGAAAATGGGATTGCTTACGTGGCCATGCTTGATTTCGATCTTGATACATCATTTTAA
- a CDS encoding flotillin family protein, giving the protein MAIELIVIIGIVVAIVLVLLGVFVTRYRTAGPDEALIVTGSYLGGKNVNMDEAGNRIKIVRGGGTFVMPVFQQAKPLSLLSSKLDVQTPEVYTEQGVPVIADGTAIIKIGGSIGEIATAAEQFLGKTRDDREQEAKEVLEGHLRSILGSMTVEEIYKNRERFSQEVQKVASQDLAKMGLVIVSFTIKDLRDTNGYLESLGKPRIAQVKRDADIATAEAEKETRIRQADAHTQAKRAEIERATEIAESEKENQLKVAAYRSEQEQAKAQADQSYHLQEARSKQEVTEQQMQIQIIERQKQIELEEKEIARRERQYDAEVKKKADADRYSVEQSAHAQKSKQFAEADADKYRVEAMAKADAERVRVDGLAEADAVRARGESEADVIRLKGLAEAEAKEKIAEAFEKYGEAAKLSMIIDMLPEYAREVSSPLSNIDKITVVDTGGSGEGGGANRVTGYATDLMAGLQESLKATSGIDVKELVENFSKK; this is encoded by the coding sequence ATGGCAATTGAACTTATTGTAATAATTGGTATCGTCGTTGCAATTGTACTCGTTTTACTCGGCGTATTTGTGACTCGATACCGTACGGCGGGACCAGATGAGGCATTAATTGTTACTGGTAGTTACTTAGGTGGCAAAAACGTTAATATGGATGAAGCAGGAAATCGGATTAAAATCGTACGTGGAGGCGGCACATTTGTTATGCCCGTGTTCCAACAAGCAAAGCCCCTTTCTTTACTTTCAAGCAAACTGGACGTACAGACACCAGAAGTTTACACAGAACAAGGGGTTCCTGTAATTGCAGACGGAACAGCGATTATTAAAATCGGTGGGTCGATTGGCGAAATCGCAACAGCTGCGGAACAATTTTTAGGGAAAACAAGAGATGACCGTGAACAAGAGGCGAAGGAAGTATTAGAAGGTCATCTTCGTTCTATTCTCGGTTCAATGACTGTTGAAGAAATTTACAAAAACCGGGAGCGCTTTTCGCAAGAAGTGCAAAAAGTAGCCTCCCAAGATTTAGCTAAGATGGGTCTAGTTATTGTATCCTTTACTATTAAAGATTTACGCGATACAAATGGTTATTTAGAATCACTCGGTAAACCAAGAATTGCTCAAGTAAAACGAGATGCAGACATCGCTACAGCTGAAGCTGAAAAAGAAACACGCATTCGCCAAGCAGATGCCCATACGCAAGCAAAACGAGCAGAAATTGAGCGCGCGACTGAAATTGCCGAATCAGAAAAAGAAAACCAATTAAAAGTAGCAGCATATCGTAGTGAACAAGAACAAGCAAAAGCCCAAGCAGACCAATCATACCATCTGCAAGAGGCACGTTCGAAACAAGAAGTAACGGAACAACAAATGCAAATCCAAATCATTGAACGTCAGAAACAAATTGAACTTGAAGAAAAAGAAATTGCTCGTCGTGAGCGTCAGTACGATGCAGAAGTGAAAAAGAAAGCCGATGCGGATCGTTATTCTGTTGAGCAATCGGCTCACGCTCAGAAAAGCAAGCAGTTTGCAGAAGCTGATGCAGACAAATACCGCGTTGAGGCAATGGCAAAAGCTGATGCAGAACGTGTACGTGTTGACGGTCTCGCTGAAGCAGATGCTGTCCGTGCACGTGGGGAATCAGAAGCAGACGTTATTCGCTTAAAAGGTCTTGCCGAAGCGGAAGCAAAAGAAAAGATCGCAGAAGCATTCGAAAAGTATGGCGAAGCTGCAAAGCTCAGCATGATTATCGACATGCTGCCTGAATATGCTCGCGAAGTGTCTTCACCACTATCGAACATTGATAAAATCACTGTTGTTGATACTGGTGGTTCTGGTGAAGGCGGTGGCGCTAACCGTGTAACGGGTTATGCGACTGACTTAATGGCCGGACTTCAAGAATCTTTAAAAGCAACAAGTGGGATTGACGTAAAAGAACTTGTCGAGAATTTCTCAAAGAAATAA
- a CDS encoding alkaline phosphatase, with the protein MKHSKTSVIAGMAALLLVGSTYTPALASDDGSNGGGNDDKGQNGQAKNVIFLIPDGFSQSYVNNYRMFKEESEPIWDERDMFTGYVMTHSNDKVITDSAAAGTAFATGHKTNNGVIGMSPEGESLPTLVDAAKNAGKRTGLVATSTISHATPAAFAANVESRGSYTEIAKQMVENDHLDLMLGGGRTEFLPEEQGGIREDGIDLITEAEDRGFAYLETKRQLANWDGDEERLLGLFAEEALEPAIHQRTDEPSLGEMTEAAISFLSEEDDGFFLMVEGSQIDWAGHDNDPLYAMTDTEAFEEAVKAAVDFADENNDTLVVMAGDHDTGGMAVHASEEAHPSMLHGMSSIGETMAAEVDHRLSNLREVLETNTEFEWTEEELDEIKAGESLKLAINGAISEKTGFGWSSYNHTGIDVPLFAYGEGAELFAGTIDNTDVPRLMLQTLGINDF; encoded by the coding sequence GTGAAACATTCAAAAACATCCGTTATAGCGGGAATGGCAGCATTACTTTTAGTAGGATCAACATACACACCGGCGCTCGCCTCAGATGATGGGAGCAATGGAGGTGGGAATGACGACAAGGGACAGAATGGACAAGCAAAAAACGTCATTTTTTTAATTCCTGATGGCTTCTCGCAAAGTTATGTTAATAATTATCGAATGTTTAAAGAAGAATCCGAACCTATTTGGGATGAGAGGGATATGTTTACTGGATATGTCATGACTCATTCAAATGATAAAGTCATTACAGATTCAGCGGCAGCAGGAACAGCATTTGCAACAGGACATAAAACAAACAATGGTGTGATTGGTATGTCACCAGAAGGGGAGTCGTTACCAACATTGGTTGATGCAGCAAAAAATGCAGGAAAACGTACAGGTCTTGTAGCTACATCAACGATTTCACATGCCACTCCAGCAGCATTCGCAGCGAATGTTGAGTCAAGGGGTAGTTACACGGAGATCGCCAAACAAATGGTTGAAAACGATCATTTAGATTTGATGTTAGGAGGCGGTCGTACTGAATTCCTTCCAGAAGAGCAAGGTGGAATTCGCGAGGATGGCATTGATTTAATTACAGAGGCAGAAGATCGAGGTTTCGCTTACCTTGAAACGAAACGACAACTCGCTAACTGGGATGGTGATGAAGAAAGGCTGCTTGGGTTATTTGCAGAAGAAGCGCTTGAGCCAGCGATTCATCAACGAACGGATGAACCGAGCCTAGGCGAAATGACGGAGGCTGCCATTTCATTCTTATCAGAAGAAGACGACGGATTCTTCTTAATGGTCGAAGGAAGTCAGATTGATTGGGCTGGACATGATAATGATCCTTTATATGCGATGACAGATACGGAGGCATTTGAAGAAGCAGTAAAGGCAGCGGTCGATTTTGCTGATGAAAATAACGATACCCTTGTTGTCATGGCAGGAGATCATGATACTGGAGGCATGGCGGTCCATGCAAGTGAAGAAGCGCATCCGAGCATGTTGCATGGGATGAGTTCCATTGGTGAAACAATGGCTGCAGAAGTTGATCATCGTTTAAGTAATTTACGTGAGGTACTTGAAACGAACACGGAATTTGAATGGACGGAAGAGGAACTAGATGAAATAAAAGCAGGTGAATCATTAAAACTCGCAATCAATGGAGCAATTAGTGAAAAAACAGGATTTGGTTGGAGTTCGTACAATCACACTGGAATTGATGTGCCTCTCTTTGCTTATGGAGAAGGGGCAGAACTTTTCGCTGGAACAATTGATAACACAGACGTACCTCGGTTAATGCTTCAAACGCTTGGTATAAATGATTTTTAA
- a CDS encoding DNA topoisomerase III: protein MKKKAVLAEKPSVARDLARVLGANQKGNGYFEGKEYIVTWALGHLVTHADPEHYGEQYKTWKLEELPMLPKRLELVVIKQTSKQFHTVKKVLNRQDVGEIVIATDAGREGELVARWILAKAHVKKPVKRLWISSVTDKAIKEGFKKLKDGKQYENLYAAAEARAEADWYVGMNGTRALTTKHNAQLSCGRVQTPTLAILAAREKAIQTFVPKSYETIRALTRDGVTLRWYDGKSGDERLFDANRAKELQTKLQSSAFKITTVHAKSKRTPAPPLYDLTELQREANKRYGYSAKETLGSLQRLYEQHKAVTYPRTDSRFLSSDLVETLNERLQAVDVQPFRKTVAQAKKQGLSNAKKQMVNDAKVSDHHALIPTEQAVSASAMSDKEYKLYQLIVRRFLANFFPASESEQTTVEAEANGEKFRAKGERLVSAGWRAEDLQEDEGDVQDLLPAMQKGDSIAVKSISLVQGKTSPPPRFNEGTLLSAMEKPAQHMVEKDAEISKTLAEAGGIGTVATRADIIEKLFASFLVEKKGKDLYVTSKAKQLLDLVPEELKSPALTAEWEQRLEKIVQGKEKKSAFIAEMKEYAKSVVGQVKADTTTFRHDNKTGEKCPECGKFLLEVNGKKGKMRVCQDRGCGYRKNIAMTTNARCPKCKKKLELRGQGEGQVFACICGHREKKAQFEQRRKQNKNKNVSKKEVNNYMKQQKKEDFSNSALADQLAKLGLNKDK, encoded by the coding sequence ATGAAGAAAAAAGCAGTTCTCGCAGAAAAACCATCCGTAGCTCGCGATTTAGCGCGTGTTCTAGGAGCCAATCAAAAAGGGAACGGTTATTTTGAAGGGAAAGAGTATATTGTTACTTGGGCATTAGGTCACCTTGTTACACATGCTGACCCGGAGCATTACGGAGAGCAATATAAGACATGGAAGCTTGAAGAACTACCGATGCTACCAAAACGTCTTGAGCTTGTTGTCATTAAACAAACGTCAAAGCAATTCCATACTGTCAAAAAAGTGTTAAACCGTCAAGATGTTGGTGAAATTGTCATTGCAACAGATGCAGGACGTGAAGGCGAACTCGTTGCACGTTGGATTCTCGCGAAAGCACATGTGAAAAAACCGGTGAAACGGTTATGGATTTCTTCGGTAACAGATAAAGCAATAAAAGAAGGCTTTAAAAAACTTAAAGACGGCAAGCAATATGAGAATCTTTATGCAGCAGCGGAAGCTCGAGCAGAGGCAGATTGGTATGTTGGAATGAATGGGACGCGGGCATTAACAACAAAGCATAATGCACAACTGTCATGCGGACGCGTGCAAACACCAACACTTGCCATTCTTGCAGCGCGAGAAAAGGCGATTCAAACCTTTGTGCCGAAATCGTATGAAACGATTCGTGCACTTACTCGAGACGGCGTGACATTGCGTTGGTATGATGGGAAGTCTGGTGATGAGCGATTATTTGATGCGAACCGCGCCAAGGAATTGCAAACGAAACTGCAAAGTTCAGCTTTCAAAATTACAACGGTCCATGCGAAATCAAAGCGTACACCAGCGCCTCCTCTCTATGATTTAACAGAGCTGCAGCGTGAAGCAAATAAACGGTATGGCTACTCTGCAAAAGAAACACTTGGTTCTTTGCAACGATTATATGAACAACATAAAGCGGTCACGTATCCAAGAACGGATTCTCGTTTTCTTTCTTCTGATTTAGTAGAAACGCTTAATGAGCGGTTGCAAGCAGTTGATGTTCAGCCATTCCGGAAAACCGTGGCGCAAGCGAAGAAACAAGGGTTATCCAATGCGAAAAAACAAATGGTGAATGATGCAAAAGTATCTGATCACCATGCCCTTATTCCAACAGAACAAGCAGTGAGTGCAAGTGCAATGAGCGATAAAGAATATAAACTGTACCAACTAATTGTGCGCCGCTTCTTAGCGAATTTCTTCCCTGCAAGTGAATCTGAACAAACGACGGTTGAAGCAGAAGCAAACGGAGAGAAGTTTCGTGCGAAAGGGGAGCGCCTTGTTTCTGCTGGCTGGCGTGCAGAAGATTTGCAAGAAGATGAAGGAGACGTTCAGGACCTGCTTCCGGCAATGCAGAAAGGCGATTCAATTGCAGTAAAGTCTATTAGTCTTGTACAAGGAAAGACGAGTCCGCCACCTCGATTTAATGAAGGAACATTGCTCTCAGCAATGGAAAAACCGGCTCAACATATGGTTGAAAAAGATGCCGAGATTTCGAAGACCCTTGCGGAGGCTGGAGGTATTGGCACGGTTGCGACCCGTGCAGATATTATAGAGAAGTTGTTTGCGAGCTTCTTAGTAGAGAAGAAAGGCAAGGACCTGTATGTCACTTCAAAAGCAAAACAATTACTCGACTTAGTACCTGAAGAATTAAAGTCACCTGCTTTGACGGCGGAGTGGGAGCAACGTTTGGAGAAAATTGTTCAAGGGAAAGAAAAAAAATCTGCTTTTATTGCGGAAATGAAAGAATATGCAAAATCAGTTGTTGGTCAAGTGAAAGCCGATACAACAACGTTTCGTCATGATAATAAAACAGGTGAGAAATGTCCCGAATGTGGAAAGTTCCTGCTTGAAGTGAATGGCAAGAAAGGAAAAATGCGTGTATGCCAAGACCGTGGATGTGGCTACCGCAAAAACATTGCCATGACAACAAATGCGCGCTGCCCGAAATGCAAAAAGAAACTTGAACTTCGTGGGCAAGGTGAGGGTCAAGTGTTTGCTTGTATTTGTGGACATCGTGAGAAAAAAGCGCAATTTGAGCAACGACGAAAACAAAATAAGAACAAAAACGTCTCTAAAAAAGAAGTAAATAACTATATGAAGCAACAGAAGAAAGAAGATTTTTCGAACTCAGCATTAGCGGATCAATTAGCGAAGCTTGGGTTAAATAAAGATAAATGA
- a CDS encoding class I SAM-dependent rRNA methyltransferase, translating into MKTNEMVIHVDERTANKLKGGYPLLDKEYVKINDAEEGVLLHIKDRSGRFVARGYYGKQNVGNGWVLTTNEQEGINQAFFQKKIAAALNKRQALFASEETTAFRVFNGEGDGVGGLTIDYYDGFFVITWYSAGMYAFHKAIVAALTESIAYKGVYEKKRFATDGKYVDDDDFVCGERGEFPLIIKENGMFYAVYLNDGPMTGIFLDQRNVRRRIRDSYASGKRVLNLFSYTGAFSIAAALGGAAQTTSVDLANRSKPKTEEQFLINNILVEDQRIIVMDAFRYFAYAQKKGIEFDLVVLDPPSFARSKKRTFSAAKDYTGLLQEAISVVPDGGCIIASTNAANVAPKQFKKFIHDAFQAENRGFKIIEEHGVPEDFVTTAAYPKGSYLKVLMIQVTKKG; encoded by the coding sequence ATGAAAACCAATGAAATGGTCATTCATGTAGATGAACGGACAGCGAACAAATTAAAGGGTGGATACCCTTTGTTAGATAAAGAATACGTTAAGATAAACGATGCGGAAGAGGGAGTACTGCTTCACATTAAAGATCGGAGTGGACGGTTTGTAGCAAGAGGCTATTATGGAAAGCAAAATGTAGGGAATGGCTGGGTACTTACAACAAACGAGCAGGAGGGCATCAACCAAGCTTTCTTCCAAAAGAAAATTGCAGCAGCGTTAAATAAGCGTCAAGCTTTGTTTGCTTCAGAGGAAACAACCGCATTTCGTGTATTTAATGGTGAAGGTGATGGGGTTGGTGGACTAACGATTGATTACTACGACGGCTTTTTCGTCATTACCTGGTATAGCGCAGGTATGTATGCTTTCCACAAGGCGATTGTGGCTGCGTTAACGGAGAGCATCGCTTATAAAGGGGTGTATGAGAAAAAAAGATTTGCGACAGATGGAAAATACGTAGATGATGATGATTTTGTTTGTGGTGAGCGAGGAGAATTTCCTTTGATCATAAAGGAGAATGGGATGTTTTATGCTGTCTATTTAAACGATGGACCTATGACGGGAATCTTCTTAGATCAGCGTAATGTGCGCCGGCGGATTCGAGACTCCTATGCTTCTGGTAAACGAGTATTAAATTTGTTTTCGTATACAGGTGCTTTCTCCATAGCTGCGGCTCTAGGTGGTGCAGCTCAAACAACGAGTGTCGATCTTGCAAATCGAAGTAAGCCCAAGACAGAAGAACAATTCTTAATTAATAACATCCTTGTGGAAGATCAGCGCATTATTGTGATGGATGCATTCCGCTATTTTGCATATGCGCAGAAAAAAGGAATTGAATTTGATTTAGTTGTTCTTGATCCTCCTAGTTTTGCTCGTTCAAAAAAGCGAACATTTAGTGCGGCAAAAGATTATACAGGTTTACTGCAAGAAGCAATATCAGTTGTTCCAGATGGTGGATGCATCATTGCATCAACAAATGCAGCGAACGTAGCGCCAAAGCAATTTAAGAAGTTTATCCATGATGCATTCCAAGCTGAAAACCGTGGTTTTAAGATCATTGAGGAGCATGGTGTACCAGAAGACTTTGTCACGACTGCTGCATATCCAAAAGGAAGCTATTTAAAAGTATTAATGATACAAGTAACGAAAAAGGGATGA
- the aldA gene encoding aldehyde dehydrogenase — protein MYEKKALTSIVTHSSQNVVRFSENKLWEQPIQHERKKELYKKMNPHKLYINGEFVASKSIETIDVINPGTGEVISQVIDATEEETNQAIESAWVGQKEWEKVPQVERGQIVRQIGDAIQADKETFARMLSEEQGKPLEEARGELDQAIGFFHYMSEWNRKIGGEIVPSDDPNEQILIQRKPIGVVAGIIPWNYPVFIFARKVATALITGCSVVIKPSEETPNTAIAFSEVIDSMDLPNGVYNLVTGKGDTVGNRLSSHPKIAMVSMTGSVPAGTKVMEAAAQHITKVNLELGGKAPIIVSKHADLDLAVKNIKASRIENAGQACISAERVYVQEEVAEAFTKKMVEAMKEIKVGYSLEEEGIEMGPVSSAHHLEKVEELVEEAKKQGAHVETGGNRLDFGKGYYYAPTVLTNVQHHMDIMTSEIFGPVLPITTYKEFSEAIELANDSIYGLASALYSDDYNEVMQASRDLQYGETYVNRDTGEAIQGYHAGMRQSGIGGTDGKNGISDFLSTHVMYLAYNEKK, from the coding sequence ATGTATGAAAAGAAAGCGTTAACATCAATCGTCACTCATTCTTCACAAAATGTAGTGAGGTTTAGTGAAAATAAATTATGGGAACAGCCAATACAACATGAACGTAAAAAGGAGCTGTATAAGAAAATGAACCCTCATAAACTTTATATAAACGGTGAATTTGTTGCATCAAAATCAATCGAGACAATTGACGTCATTAATCCAGGAACAGGAGAGGTCATTTCACAAGTCATCGATGCGACGGAAGAGGAAACGAATCAAGCAATTGAATCTGCTTGGGTTGGACAAAAGGAATGGGAGAAAGTCCCACAAGTCGAGCGAGGTCAGATTGTTCGTCAAATTGGTGATGCCATTCAAGCGGATAAGGAAACATTTGCGAGGATGTTAAGTGAAGAACAAGGAAAACCATTGGAAGAGGCCCGTGGTGAGTTAGATCAAGCAATCGGTTTTTTTCATTACATGTCTGAATGGAACCGTAAAATTGGTGGAGAAATTGTTCCAAGTGATGATCCCAATGAGCAAATTCTCATCCAGCGCAAACCAATTGGAGTTGTTGCTGGGATCATCCCGTGGAATTACCCAGTCTTTATCTTTGCAAGAAAAGTGGCAACGGCTCTCATTACAGGTTGTTCTGTCGTCATTAAGCCATCAGAAGAAACACCAAATACGGCAATTGCGTTCTCAGAAGTAATTGATAGCATGGATTTGCCAAATGGAGTATACAATCTCGTCACTGGTAAAGGAGATACGGTTGGTAATCGACTGTCTAGCCATCCGAAAATCGCGATGGTCAGCATGACAGGTAGTGTACCAGCAGGAACAAAGGTAATGGAAGCAGCTGCTCAACATATTACGAAAGTAAATTTAGAACTTGGCGGTAAAGCTCCCATCATTGTATCAAAACATGCAGATTTGGATTTAGCAGTGAAAAACATTAAAGCTTCTCGAATTGAGAATGCTGGACAGGCATGCATTTCTGCCGAGCGTGTGTATGTCCAGGAAGAAGTGGCCGAAGCGTTTACCAAAAAGATGGTTGAGGCAATGAAAGAGATTAAAGTAGGCTATTCCCTTGAAGAAGAAGGGATAGAGATGGGACCAGTTTCAAGTGCTCATCACCTTGAAAAAGTCGAAGAACTTGTGGAAGAAGCAAAAAAACAAGGCGCACATGTTGAGACAGGTGGGAACCGACTCGATTTCGGTAAAGGCTATTACTATGCGCCAACTGTGCTAACAAATGTCCAACATCATATGGACATTATGACTAGCGAAATCTTTGGGCCAGTACTTCCAATTACGACGTATAAGGAGTTTAGTGAGGCAATTGAACTTGCAAATGATTCCATTTATGGTTTGGCATCTGCCCTTTATTCAGATGATTATAACGAGGTCATGCAAGCATCTAGAGATTTACAGTATGGAGAGACGTATGTAAATCGAGATACTGGCGAGGCCATTCAAGGGTATCATGCTGGTATGAGACAATCTGGAATAGGTGGAACGGATGGAAAGAATGGGATTAGTGATTTCTTATCAACACACGTCATGTACTTGGCCTACAATGAGAAAAAATAA
- a CDS encoding DUF3817 domain-containing protein: MFKWISYTEGASLLLLLFIAMPLKYIADMPEMVSIVGMAHGVLFMVYLAFVATFFFSKQWTFKTSFFAGLASIIPFGPFVFEGRILKKHEPPAV, from the coding sequence ATGTTTAAATGGATTAGTTACACTGAAGGCGCATCATTACTTTTATTGTTATTTATCGCTATGCCGTTAAAATACATCGCTGATATGCCTGAAATGGTTTCGATTGTTGGAATGGCACACGGTGTGTTATTTATGGTTTATCTGGCATTTGTTGCCACGTTTTTCTTTAGCAAACAATGGACCTTTAAAACATCCTTCTTTGCTGGTCTTGCTTCGATAATTCCATTTGGTCCGTTTGTATTTGAAGGCCGCATTTTGAAAAAACACGAGCCCCCTGCGGTATAA
- a CDS encoding general stress protein, whose amino-acid sequence MKPAYKEFFNDEEVITAVNALKASNISEDDIYVITHDDDRTDRVASTADANKVTASETGLGTAIKNTFRKKGDELRAKFEELGFGENEAQQLEEQLDQGKIILVVTNQPETFVI is encoded by the coding sequence ATGAAACCTGCATACAAAGAATTTTTTAATGACGAAGAAGTAATTACTGCTGTTAACGCATTAAAGGCAAGCAATATTTCTGAAGACGATATTTATGTAATTACGCATGATGATGATCGAACAGATCGTGTTGCTAGCACTGCAGATGCCAATAAAGTGACTGCTTCTGAAACAGGTCTTGGCACAGCTATTAAAAACACATTCCGGAAAAAAGGAGACGAGCTCCGCGCAAAATTTGAAGAGCTTGGCTTTGGCGAGAATGAAGCGCAACAACTGGAAGAACAGCTTGATCAAGGTAAAATTATTCTTGTTGTGACAAACCAGCCAGAAACATTTGTGATTTAA
- a CDS encoding YpiB family protein, translated as MSDQLKKQFLQWFVNKHHLKQRDARALLIHIQSTPHILHQLRITEKIQPQSRTLVIASTQSDEPGFYYVQGKRKTESVSKARDDIVTNPSSPIYLVVHFYGRHLNHLYQQLLESPIHRSYRHYKQFQAYEQETADLLDYVSNENQMNLLRAAIDKALDDRNHEEFARLSRQLRQFQAMHKEASS; from the coding sequence TTGAGTGACCAATTAAAAAAACAGTTTTTGCAATGGTTTGTTAACAAGCACCACTTAAAACAACGAGATGCACGGGCGCTTCTTATCCATATCCAATCAACGCCCCACATCCTTCACCAGTTACGTATTACCGAGAAGATTCAACCACAGTCTCGCACTCTAGTTATTGCGAGTACGCAATCAGATGAGCCTGGTTTTTATTATGTCCAAGGTAAGCGAAAAACGGAAAGTGTATCTAAAGCACGTGACGATATCGTAACAAATCCATCCAGTCCTATTTATTTGGTTGTCCATTTTTACGGTCGCCATCTAAACCATTTATATCAACAATTGCTTGAGTCCCCAATTCATCGAAGTTATCGACACTACAAACAATTTCAAGCATATGAACAAGAAACAGCCGATCTGCTTGATTATGTCTCAAACGAGAATCAAATGAACTTGCTTCGTGCTGCAATTGACAAAGCATTAGATGATCGGAATCACGAAGAGTTTGCCCGTTTATCAAGGCAACTTCGCCAATTTCAAGCCATGCATAAAGAAGCAAGCTCCTAA
- a CDS encoding metal ABC transporter permease, producing the protein MVSYEGWILITGALVGITCGIIGAFLVLRRMAMMADAISHTVLLGIVVAFMITNSLEGIHMLIGATIAGILTTFLVQWFHSKGVQHDASIGVVFTSLFALGVILISTQVGNVHLDVKHALMGEILYIPWNTVSILGFDIPAATLMLFIVLIIVLFFIIAFYKEWKITAFDPALALSLGLPVAFLHYLFMTLVSITTVASFDAVGAIMVVAMLITPAAAAYLWTERLLVMIGLSAFFGATSAISGYYLALGLDSSVSGAMALMTGVVFLISFIGSPSHGLISKWIKPSVKNEAKQAPS; encoded by the coding sequence ATGGTTTCTTATGAAGGTTGGATTTTAATAACAGGTGCGCTCGTCGGTATTACATGTGGGATTATTGGTGCCTTTCTCGTTTTGAGGCGCATGGCAATGATGGCTGATGCAATAAGTCACACAGTCTTACTAGGGATCGTAGTCGCGTTCATGATTACAAACAGCCTTGAAGGAATCCATATGTTAATAGGAGCAACGATTGCAGGTATTCTCACCACTTTTCTAGTACAATGGTTTCATTCAAAAGGAGTTCAGCATGATGCGTCGATTGGTGTCGTGTTTACATCATTATTTGCATTAGGGGTTATCTTGATTTCGACCCAAGTTGGAAATGTTCATTTAGATGTAAAACATGCATTGATGGGAGAAATTTTATATATACCTTGGAATACAGTGAGTATACTGGGGTTTGACATCCCCGCAGCTACATTAATGTTGTTTATTGTATTAATCATCGTTCTCTTTTTTATTATTGCTTTTTATAAAGAATGGAAAATTACTGCATTTGATCCTGCATTGGCATTAAGTCTTGGATTGCCTGTCGCGTTCTTACATTATTTATTTATGACGCTCGTTTCGATTACAACCGTTGCATCATTTGATGCAGTAGGAGCTATTATGGTCGTAGCGATGTTAATCACTCCTGCAGCGGCTGCTTATCTTTGGACAGAACGCCTTTTGGTTATGATTGGCTTAAGTGCTTTCTTTGGAGCTACTTCAGCAATTAGTGGTTATTATCTCGCTCTTGGGCTCGATAGCTCGGTATCTGGAGCAATGGCACTTATGACAGGTGTGGTGTTTTTAATTAGTTTTATTGGATCACCATCTCATGGCCTGATATCAAAATGGATCAAACCTAGCGTGAAAAACGAAGCAAAGCAAGCTCCATCTTAG